In Vitis riparia cultivar Riparia Gloire de Montpellier isolate 1030 chromosome 19, EGFV_Vit.rip_1.0, whole genome shotgun sequence, the following proteins share a genomic window:
- the LOC117908209 gene encoding S-locus-specific glycoprotein S6-like, with the protein METHLFFAFFCAWICLSVPLEFCIAADSIRMHQSISNGETLVSSGQSFELGFFSPGNSNNWYLGIWYKNTPQIVVWVANRNNPITDSYRVLTIINNGLVLLNRTKSVIWSPNLSRVPENPVAQLLETGNLVLRDNSNESSKSYIWQSFDHPSDTLLPGMKMGRNLKTGVQRNLTSWRSADDPSLGDFSLRIDISVLPYFVLGTGSSKKVRSGPWNGIEFNGLPALKNGVFKSVFVYKEDEVSSSVFY; encoded by the exons ATGGAGACCCATCTTTTCTTCGCCTTCTTTTGTGCCTGGATTTGTCTCTCAGTTCCCTTGGAGTTCTGTATTGCAGCTGATTCCATAAGGATGCACCAATCCATAAGCAATGGTGAGACTTTAGTTTCCTCAGGCCAAAGCTTTGAACTAGGCTTCTTCTCTCCTGGAAACTCCAATAATTGGTACTTAGGAATATGGTACAAGAATACACCCCAGATAGTTGTATGGGTTGCCAACAGAAACAACCCCATCACAGATTCTTACCGAGTTTTAACCATCATCAACAATGGCCTTGTTCTTCTCAACCGGACAAAGAGTGTAATCTGGTCTCCCAATTTATCAAGGGTACCAGAAAATCCAGTTGCACAGCTCCTGGAGACTGGAAATCTTGTTCTTAGGGACAACAGTAATGAGAGTTCTAAAAGCTATATATGGCAAAGCTTTGATCATCCATCAGACACACTGTTGCCAGGCATGAAGATGGGAAGGAACTTAAAGACTGGTGTACAACGAAATTTGACATCATGGAGAAGTGCTGATGATCCATCCCTTGGAGACTTCTCTCTCAGAATCGATATTAGTGTGCTGCCTTATTTTGTTCTTGGTACGGGATCGAGCAAAAAAGTCCGATCTGGGCCATGGAATGGAATTGAATTCAATGGTCTTCCTGCGTTGAAAAACGGGGTTTTCAAATCAGTTTTTGTTTACAAAGAGGATGAG GTTTCGTCCAGCGTCTTCTATTGA